From the Lactuca sativa cultivar Salinas chromosome 9, Lsat_Salinas_v11, whole genome shotgun sequence genome, the window AATTGTTGTTGTTGGGTTGTAAGAGTCAAGCACATACATGTTGATTACTTGGGTTATGGCAGGATGTAGTAAAAGTTCTTTCCCATATCTCTTGAAAGTTGAaaccccaacccccccccccccccccccccccccctcccccctctTTTGTGCTAGACTCTATAATTTTCTATATACAATGAACAATGAGTAATCCTGTACCTGATTAATGTCTTATCCTGCAGATGGACTATGGCCAGATTACAATGATGGATCATGGCCATCATGCTGCTCAGGTCCTGCTTTTAATGAAACAGAGGTATTCTAACTGTTTACTTAAAGTATTAAAATAATACTATAACTTCATCTCACTATGTATTGTTGTTGTTCCTATCTGTAGATTTCAACGTTGCGTGGTGTTTTGGAGAGATATTGGCCAACACTAAGTTGCAGTAAATCATCAACATGCCATAACAAAAAAGGACTTTTTTGGGCTCATGAGGTGGATTTTAATTATCATCTTGTTCATTTTCACCAATTGATCATATTACAAAAACTAGAAACTAACTAAAATTCCCATGTTTTCCTGTCATGCTCATTCAATGGGGTCTTGTTGATTTCAGTGGGGTAAGCATCTTTCTTCCTGCTGCACTACTTTAAAAAATATACACTCAAAGACAAAAAAAATAATTTGCTAACTAGAAATCAATTAATCCAAGCTTAATCTATAAATCTAGTTTCATCCATATGTCAGCTTTTTGTGGCATGATTGTCATCGATTTAACTGTTCTAAAGTTGAGAAATGACATTATGTTACTCTTTTTCTTTTTCCTAATGGTTTACTGGATGAACTTTATTTGCAGAGAAACATGGTACCTGTTCCTCTCCAGTTACAGGACAGGAATATAACTATTTCTTGACAACCATTAATTTGTATTTTACATACAATGTCACAGTAAGTTTTTAAGGGAAATTAATGCATTGAAATTGGTAGATGTTAatataataaaacaagttttgtttttttgtggttttcaggaaGTTCTTTTTGAAGCTGGATATGTGCCTTCAAATTCAGAGAAGTATCCTGCAGGTGGCATCACTTCTGCCATTGAAAATGCTTTCCATACAACCCCACAATTGATCTGCACAAAAGGTGCTTTGGAGGAAGTCCGTTTATGTTTAACCAAGGATTTCAAGGTTTGTCGCTTTTTTCCATTTGatgcatttttttttatatataaaagttaaCTTTCATCAATTTGcttattatagcatcatacttttgtTTCTTCTTATTACAACAATATTCTAATTAGAACAAACAAATTTGGAAAGTATAATGCTAGAATTGGATGGATTTCTCAAAGTATATTGTGTCttaataaataactaaataataTAATTACAATGTTGTAACTTGTAATAGAAAGAACTAAAAAAGTAGATTGTTGATTTTGATTTACTTGAATTGTTGCAGTTCCGAGACTGTGTAACAGGAAGTGATTGTCCTGAATATGTCAGCCTACCGGAATTCGCTTTCTCAGGTCTGCCTTTtggttattttggtaattttacctccatttttattattttcacttttttttttatttaatcctGCCTTTTGGTTTTCAACTTGTAGATGATCTAAATGGCACCAAGATTGCAGATCAATCATTTACTGGCCATGAATCCTTCTGAATTATGTGCCCGATGATGATGTTTATTTTACAGTCGTAGAATACCATTTTTATTTATGAATAAGTCAAGACAAACGTGATACCATTTCCACTGTATCTTTAAAACATTATGACTTCGACATTTTAGGGTATTTACTTTTATTATAGTACCCCCATTAATGTACTGAACAGAAAATTTGATCGAAAATGAAGATACATTGATTCAAATAATTACCATATTATTGAGGGGTCGATAATGATTGATAGATACTGTTTGCAGTTTTTTAAAATAGACATAAAAGATTTAATGAAAATCATAATGTTCGATATCATTTTCATTTTACTATTTTATCTGGTTAGAATTTTGATGTGTCGTTTTGGTTATTGGCATGACCCCATGTCAGTATCACATGATCCCATGTGAGCACCTTAAAATGAAATAGCGTTTGGAAAGTGGTCTAGAGGGTGTTTGGGATTTGTTTATTTGAAGTGCTTATTAATTTGTTGCGTTATGACATCGGTAGTGAAGAGTTTTAAGTGTTTGGAAGGAAAATTTCATAAGCACTTATTGACTTATTTAAGGAGTCTTGGATGCTTTATTTCCTCATTACACATATAAGCATCATTTGCCTGGTGGCGGACACGTGACAAAATCTCATGGGTAGCACACATAATTTTAGGAGTGACATACTGGAAAATTTACATTACAACGGAAAATTTCTAAAAAATTTACACTATGATGCAAATTTTGACACTTTTTGTTCGTcgatctacataccaattcaacACTTTTTGTTTTGATGCTTGTTAAGCTTTATGATTGATGTAAACAAAATTTGTTTATGGCATATGGTTTTGATCATTTATTAAACTTGGTTTTTTTGTGTAAATTAAGTTTATTATGTTGAAACATTGAGGATGGTTGAGGATGGGCCAGGATGGGTTAGGGAAAAACTCAAAATACAAAGGAGAGGGGATTTGATTCCCCGCATCCgccggggatggggatggggacaAGGATGGTCAACCCAGCCTCAAATCCGCCTCATTTACATCCATATTTACCACTCAACTAAGGATAATAGTATTAGGAACTTAATGCTAGCCAATTTCTTTAGGTAAGACCATCTTGAGTACCCTCAACGTAAGGCTCCGTTGAAACATTGATTAATTCAAAAAGAATATTGTCTCGGTTTACTCTCTCTTTTATCTATAATAAACGAAAGAGTAaattatatttttggtttttgagtACAAATCATTTTCGCAATTTTAGTATGAAATTGTTTTTCTTATAATTATGTCTTTATGAAAATTATATAacatttttagtttttgttcTATATAAAATGACTATTTCGGTCTCCTTCTCTATATGTAGCTTGTATTTTGTAATTTTGATCCATAAAATATAATCATTTAAGAAATCACGAAAAATAACTACCAAAATtacaaaacaaaaacttttggaaaccaaaaattaaaatataagtaGTTATAAGAccgaaaatgtaatttactcGGAATAAAACTTCATATAATAAATTGCGGAATGTATATTGCTTTGCTTCTGCCCAGAGGCTTTTGGCAAAgtttataaaaatagttttttaatttattatcgaTTTACACCGATATAAATCAAAAAAAGTATTTGAGGGGTGTTTGGGAAAACTTTTTAAGCCTAAAAGATCTTTTTGTaaaagttctttttataaaagtTCTTTTGAGGAAACAAAAGCCAAAATTGGGTTTTAAAAAATGTTTGGTTGGtattttttgacttttgagtgtgatTTAGATTTAAAGGTCCAAAAAATACACAACACCTTCAATAAGTCGTTTGAGTGTGATTTAGCTTTacaaaaagttattttgaaaaaaacttTGTATCATCCAAACATCTTTatatctttttagaaaatttaaatgaTTGAAgaaatttaaaaagttttcccaaAAACCGTCttcgtatttaaaaaaaaaatacacaacaccttccataaGTCGGTTTTTTGATAAAATCGCTTGCTTATCAAAAGTCCTAATTTCACCATTATTAAAAGAATCGACAAATATGCCCCCTTAACCTAAACCTTCTAGTCTTCTACATCGACACAAAAACATACGGCTCCATTGCTGTTTTCTCCATCGTTGCCTCCTGAAGCCCTCCCCTGTGAAGCCACCGCCGGTAGCCATCTCCTCCCCACCGGCCGGATATCGTCACAGTCCACAGCAACACCGGAGACTTTCGACCCCACAGCTAAGGTTCGTGTTTGTTCCTGCTTCTGCATTCGTCTTTCGTTTTCCTGCTGTCTGCTTTCATTCGTCTTTTTTTCCCTTGCTGTTGTCGATCTTCCTTCTGTTCCCTTTGTTTTCTAGTCTATGTTAGAATTGGAACTCAAAAATTGTGGTTTTTTCTTTGTGCTGATGTCGATTTTTTTGTGCTACCATCTAGTATACTGATTTGAATTGGAACTAGAAAAAAACGTGGATTTTTTGGTAGCTGTTTTGCTGGTATCTGATCTGAATTTTGTGTTGCTGTCGATTTTTTTGATTTGAAGGTGTAGTTTACTTGACAtgagaagtgattttgaatgaAATATCTTTAAATTTGTAGTTTACATTTGAATGTGAAATGAGAAGCGATTACAAAGGGCAATTGTGTATGTGTTTGTGCTTCAATTATCAAAAACTTAGATGTTAATTCTGTTTTTGTAATAGTAGCACCAATGGTTATATTCAAATCTGTTGTCTTTAAATCTGGCATATAATCATTTgttataagttataagaaatgattGTAAGCTATCACAAAAGATGTCTCTGCAGGGCGATATCATTGTGTAATCCTAATCTCTGAAAGAGAAAGTGTGTTTTTATCTTTGTGAAAATTTAAAGGACTCTGTTATAAGAGGAAGAGTTCTTTATGATTAAAAGTAATTTCATCTAAAAGATTAAAACAACCGATATACTTTCATGATTTGAGTTCAGGGAAGATGGTGTAGTTAGGGTTTTAAGCTTTTACCCAGGAACTTGATGTAATTGTGATTCGGTATATTCAACTGACTGGCCAATTTTATTCTTAAATCAGTTTGAGAGGTGAAAACAGAAAGAGACAGAGATCAAAACAATTATGGGTTACGCTCAACTAGTAATTGGTCCTGCTGGAAGTGGAAAGGTAAAACAcataattttatttaatcataatatttataaatatttgtCCAACAACTAATTATCTATTGTCACTTTCAGTCTACTTATTGCTCAAGTTTGTTCCAACACTGTGAAACTACTGGAAGAACGATTCATATTGTGAACCTAGATCCTGCTGCAGAAAACTTTGATTATCCTGTGGCCATTGGTAAATTGcttattttattgaaacttgtcACAATAACATATACTCTTTAATGATATGATTACTAATATGATTGATTGCAGATATTCGGGAACTTATATCTTTGGATGATGTAATGGAGGAATATGGACTTGGTCCAAATGGTGCTCTTATGTTCTGCATGGAGTATCCTTCCCTTGTCTTTTGTTGTGTTTCTTTACACTCTTTATCGCTCCACTTTCATAAACACACAAAATTCTTTCATGCACTAATTCCAGACACAAGGCTTAAAATTGTCCTTAAATCTCACTCACTAGACATCTTGAAGAAAATTTGGATGAGTGGTTATCTGAAGAGCTGGAGAATTACATGGAAGATGATTATCTAGTATTTGATTGCCCAGGTATGACTATAAGTCAATAACATGTTTGCTTTAACTTTAAGCATGTTATATCTGTAAAAGTAAAGTAATTTTCTTGAAAATGCTTCACTTGATAGGTCAAATTGAACTCTTTTCTCATGTTCCTGCTCTTAAGAACTTTGTGGAGCATTTGCAGCGTAAGAATTTCAATGTCTGTGCTGTTTACTTGCTCGACTCCCAGGTTTGTAATTTTGCTTCTTTCAATCTATGTCTGTGCaaaaagacatgaatgccctcACTTGCTTTATTCAGTTTcctgattctttttttttttcaacttataTCAGTTCATCACGGATGTGACCAAGTTTATTAGTGGTTGTATGTCGTCACTCTCTGCAATGATTCAGCTTGAACTGCCTCATGTTAACATCCTCTCCAAAATGGACCTTGTTACTAGAAAAAGAGACATTGAAGAGTTAGTTAGCTTCTATTACTTACTTATGTATACATGTCCATTTTACATATTATGATTATGAATTTATGATTGTGTCTACTTCCAATAGTTATCTGACTCCAGAGCCTACGACTCTGCTATCCGAACTGAATCAGCGAATGGGCCCTCAATTCCAGAAGCTCAACAAGGCCTTAATTGATTTGGTTAGTTCTAAAACCAGATACATGATCAATTAAAAGCATTCATGTAAAACTGATAATTGTTATTAATGatattaaacttttatattaGGTTGATGAGTATAGCATGGTGAGCTTTGTGCCTCTTGATTTAAGGAAGGAGAGCAGGTAAAGTTTCGTGACTGTATATGTATGAAAAAGTGAGTCAGTTTTGGTTGTATTTTTATTATTGGAAATGgtaatttgtttttttgtttacaGCATACAGTATGTTCTTTCACAAATAGACAACTGCATTCAATATGGTGAAGATGCTGATGTGAAGATTAAGGattttgatgaagatgaagatcaagACTGAAAGTCTTTATATGATGGTCTCATTTTCCGAAATTTGTCATTACTTTTTTGTCTTGTTTTGGCAATCATGGATGGGATTGTgaaaaatacatatatttttaatGAGTATTATGATGTCCCATAAGTGTTTATTATGATCCGGTTGTTTCTCAATTAATTTGTACTACTGAGCCATATTCTACTTTAGTAGTTGACATAAGGACATGTTACAAGTTTTAGaacaaattacacgaatggtccttaaggTTTTGTTTTTTTTCCCTAAAGTAGTCCTTACGAAATTTTTTTCCCTTAGATGGTACCTACGGAGCAAACCTTACACACAAATGATCCTTATGGCTAACCTTATTAACAGATTCTGTTAAGGGTGTGTGAAAAGACAAAAATGCccattgtttttatttatttattcatttttaatattttgttaatttgaaattaaaaaaagatggggcccaccctctctctctctctctctctctctctctctctctctctctctctctctctctattcctTTGCTCGCTGGAAAAACTAATCAGATTGAAGACGATTGTGTGTTGCCTCCGATCTAACCCCCCTCCTGCCACCTGTTTCACTTCCCACTCCGATCAACGGTACCATCGGTGACCCTCAATGCTTTCCTTGACGATTAATGGGCTCTTCTTTTCCCATTTGTGTTTGTTGCCGATTGGACCAGAAAAAAGAAAGAAGATGCCAATGACAGCCTTCTGTCGGCTTCCCTCCTCATGATTTGCTAAACCACCACCGTACCACCTCTTGTTATTGTTTTTGAAACCCTAACTATGATTTTTGGGGGTGAGTGCTTTTAGTAATCATGTGGACGATGTGTGTGGTTTTAGTGTGTGTTTTTAGTTGCAGATGGAAGAAGGTGGTTAATGCTCG encodes:
- the LOC111903931 gene encoding ribonuclease 2; protein product: MASLSIAMVLQLLLFVAALYAVEVNGYSGGNGGAVELVSTVAEQREFDYYALAVQWPPTYCSKSTKCCTQSACCRGSNSPSVFTIHGLWPDYNDGSWPSCCSGPAFNETEISTLRGVLERYWPTLSCSKSSTCHNKKGLFWAHEWEKHGTCSSPVTGQEYNYFLTTINLYFTYNVTEVLFEAGYVPSNSEKYPAGGITSAIENAFHTTPQLICTKGALEEVRLCLTKDFKFRDCVTGSDCPEYVSLPEFAFSDDLNGTKIADQSFTGHESF
- the LOC111903930 gene encoding GPN-loop GTPase 3, whose translation is MGYAQLVIGPAGSGKSTYCSSLFQHCETTGRTIHIVNLDPAAENFDYPVAIDIRELISLDDVMEEYGLGPNGALMFCMEHLEENLDEWLSEELENYMEDDYLVFDCPGQIELFSHVPALKNFVEHLQRKNFNVCAVYLLDSQFITDVTKFISGCMSSLSAMIQLELPHVNILSKMDLVTRKRDIEDYLTPEPTTLLSELNQRMGPQFQKLNKALIDLVDEYSMVSFVPLDLRKESSIQYVLSQIDNCIQYGEDADVKIKDFDEDEDQD